The sequence AACTCGAGGATATTCTTTGTTTGGATTCTTTTTTCTGTATTTTTGgggaaaggaaaaagaaaatataacatgagatgattataatatttttacattaGGACGATGACTTCTCAAAAGGGTAGTATTTACATACTAACCCTGTCTCAGAATAGTAATCAAGAACAACCAAGTTAACCATGAAATACAGCTGGAAGACTACGAATTCAAAGATTAGATTTGATGCCATTTGTCCACTCGATTTTCCAACTAGAAATTGAATTAGAGAAGTTCCTAGTAGTTTTCCCATCAGAATCAACCTCATAATAAGGCGAATCCTCCGGAAATTCAGTTGGCATTGATAGCCAGTAGAGGCTCGGCTTCCATTCAGAATCTTTGAGTGCCTTCAGTATCTCCCTCACAACGATTCTGCTCCCTTCGTTTGAAAAATGAATTCCATCTCTAGACAAGACACCAAGAACATTGTTAGTAAAACAAAGTATATAGCCATCCATGATAATTGCATTGCTTGGTACTTTGCAAGATGTCGAGTTATTGCATCTTGTATAGGAATGAGCTTTGAAGTGTAGTCGTAGAGAGCGACATTTCATAACCGGGAAAAAAATGGAAGAAACATAATAATATAAACAATGAACTTACGTTAAGCAAGCTGTTGACCAATCATCTCTCTGCTGAATTGCTGCCCAAAGATTGATGACTTTGATGTTTAGTTCCTTGCCTAGTGCCACCAATGCTTCAGCATATGCATGGCAGGCTTTGTTTGTACGAGCTTGGTTATTCAATGATTTGCTGGTTTAGAGAAATGGGTTAAGTAAAACACCAAACCTTCTAAGATGATTTGTTCAAAACATGGAAATGGAAtaaatcaaaggaattcgagtTAAATTCACCCGAAAAATTTGTCAATCAGTTGTTCGTTCACGGGAGGAGAGGTAAGAAAAATCAACTGTGTCTTCTTCGAAAGACTCTGAAAACAAGAGTAATTAGCACACAAAGCATGATATTAATGTGCAGGAAAACGGGAACAAGCCCGTTGCGGCGGCAGAGATTTTGAATCATGCATGTCTAAGAATCATCCAAAGTATTTACATATTCACTTAAACAGCAAATTTTCACCAACTTAGTTGTCCAAATCACTTTAGCTCATGAGTAATGATGATAAGAACTTACTCCACAACTAAGTTTgaaatgatgataataataataacagaaGCATTCTCTTACCTTGATGTGATTAGCAATCTTTTTCATGTTTTCAACATATTCAAGAAGAGGAACATGAGTGCCTAAGCCGCTAGGATGAGGACGCATCGCATCATTACCACCAAAATATACAATAACGAGCGAAGGCTGGACAACTGCATCCTAAAAACAAAACGTAAATCACCACAGAGCATGTTGCATTAGATTAAACCCAGACCTAGGAGGCTCAGGGAGAGGAGGTGAAAATTGAagtttttagaagaaaatgcttcGAGCCGAGGGTCTTTCACTGGATCTTCCCCGAGTTCAACGGTAGGAATCAGGGTAACCATGTATTCTTTTCTTTGAAACCAAACTGTATTCACTCAATTAACAAAAAGAGGGTAGTTCAAAAGCGTTGCCAATATTAGACTTCCTAAAATAATGAACCCGAATAATTTTCCGGCAGATACCTTGGGAAAAACCTGGTGCAACACTTCCAGAGCACGCCTTGAATTCCAACCCGAATATCCGCGTAGTATTATATCCGCCTATGATGATTCCCAGAAAAATAAGCTTTTTAAGGGAAAACTCCTAAATTCAGAGGAGAAAAACAAGATACCGAGGAGCACAAAGGCACATAATCTATTTCCTATTTGCTTCCTAAGCACCATAATAATTCCATTATATACCAATCAATGCATCTTCTTATTCAGTATCATTTAACTAAGCTCCTACTATATGATCAAGAAAATAACAAACGAGTTCATAACACTAGACCAAGATCATTCTTTTAATACATAGATTCTACTAAAATTGCcataaatcaatataaaaatcgAGAGATTTCATCCTTTAAGATCCTAATGATGGATATTGAGGCAAATTACATAAAATCCCAACATACCAACAAAATCTACTGCAACAAATCATACTAAAATCTGGGATTTCTACACGCAATCAATCTATCCATTCTTATCAAGGACACCATAAAACAATATCACAAACCGACCAACAATAAAGCTACAGCCAGTTAAGGGATcgaaaattattgaatttaaaaaaaaaattattttgataactATAGCAGCGGGTACCTTTCGACAATAGAGATCGGCCAGGATAGCACCCCAGCCCCCAACGTCATAGCTCTGCTGAACTATCGAGGACCCGAAAAGCACGAACTGCGGACGGGCCGGCCCGACCATGATTCTTCTCTTCTCACTTTCACTGTGTATATGTTACTCGGCTTTTGACCCTTAGGTTGTTTTGGATATATTAAGTTTCAAtgtttagttttgatatttgaatttttaatttttgattattttgatataataattgatgtaatattgaaaatttttgatACAGACACATGAAAATTTTATGCGATATCGAATATTGTTGATCTATTACTATGTCAGGTGAGTAGTTCgaccaaaataataaaaaattataagataATGTATGAAAAACGAATTTTGATAACCGAAAGTAATCCAAAACCAAAATTGAACATgcgaatgacccaaataagtcATTTTCCCAATTTTAAAATTCTGTTTGCCATAAAATTGAGAGTCCAGAAAATGTATGAATACAGCAACTTGagggaaaaataataaaaatctaatttataaaaattaaaatgactctattacaaaaattttatttaaaaaaaaatacaattcatAGATGGGTGTTACAACTTACAATACTGTTTCAGTTCATATTATAATTTAGAATGCgattatattcaaataaaagaCACTCCAATATTATTGGATGCATTTTTATGG comes from Primulina huaijiensis isolate GDHJ02 chromosome 2, ASM1229523v2, whole genome shotgun sequence and encodes:
- the LOC140971078 gene encoding GDSL esterase/lipase CPRD49-like produces the protein MVGPARPQFVLFGSSIVQQSYDVGGWGAILADLYCRKADIILRGYSGWNSRRALEVLHQVFPKDAVVQPSLVIVYFGGNDAMRPHPSGLGTHVPLLEYVENMKKIANHIKSLSKKTQLIFLTSPPVNEQLIDKFFGKSLNNQARTNKACHAYAEALVALGKELNIKVINLWAAIQQRDDWSTACLTDGIHFSNEGSRIVVREILKALKDSEWKPSLYWLSMPTEFPEDSPYYEVDSDGKTTRNFSNSISSWKIEWTNGIKSNL